In one window of Leptospira sp. WS92.C1 DNA:
- the purH gene encoding bifunctional phosphoribosylaminoimidazolecarboxamide formyltransferase/IMP cyclohydrolase: MIQIKRALISVSDKSGLVEFAQFLDKNGVEIISTGGTLKLLKENGINAIAIDDYTGFPEILDGRVKTLHPKVHGGLLGVVSNPTHKEKMEELGIPKIDLVVVNLYPFLKTVSKPGVVLEEAIENIDIGGPSMIRSAAKNYKHTLVLTDPSDYKEVQGLISGGGISEEAAAGYMRKAFSHTAMYDTAISSWFNVQAGDRFPDVLNLSFLKKQKLRYGENPHQSAAFYEPLFVKSDFSPLQGKELSFNNMLDFDAAFHISSLLPENTVCIIKHLNPCGIAYADDPLEAFRLARRTDPISAFGGVIGIKGIVNGELASVINENFVEGVIAQKFTPEALELFSKKPNIRLIEIEDFKEALDELDLRPIHHGLLIQDRDYTTITENDLKIVSKKQPTPDDIRGLMFAWSCVRFIKSNAIVYTEENATLGIGAGQMSRVDSVQLGANKALNVGLSVVGSYVASDAFFPFRDGIDALAKAGAKAIIQPGGSVRDPEVIQAADEHGLIMVFTGMRHFRH, from the coding sequence ATGATACAAATCAAAAGAGCCCTGATTTCGGTCAGCGATAAATCCGGTTTAGTGGAGTTCGCACAATTTTTAGATAAAAACGGAGTGGAAATCATTTCCACCGGCGGCACCCTCAAACTGCTCAAGGAAAACGGAATCAACGCAATTGCCATCGACGACTACACCGGCTTTCCTGAAATTTTAGACGGAAGGGTCAAAACCTTACATCCGAAAGTGCACGGCGGTCTTTTGGGAGTGGTCTCCAATCCGACTCACAAAGAAAAGATGGAAGAGCTGGGAATTCCAAAAATCGATTTGGTGGTCGTGAACTTGTATCCATTTTTGAAAACTGTTTCCAAACCCGGAGTCGTTTTGGAAGAGGCGATCGAAAACATCGATATCGGCGGGCCTTCTATGATCCGAAGCGCTGCAAAAAATTACAAACACACTCTGGTTCTTACCGATCCGAGCGACTACAAGGAAGTACAAGGATTGATTTCCGGTGGGGGAATTTCCGAAGAAGCAGCCGCGGGTTATATGAGAAAAGCGTTTTCTCATACTGCGATGTATGACACCGCAATCTCTTCCTGGTTCAACGTACAAGCGGGAGACAGATTCCCCGATGTTCTCAATCTTTCTTTTTTAAAAAAACAAAAACTCAGATACGGTGAAAACCCGCATCAGTCAGCGGCATTCTACGAGCCTTTGTTTGTAAAAAGCGACTTCTCTCCTCTGCAAGGAAAGGAATTGTCGTTTAACAATATGCTCGACTTTGACGCCGCATTTCATATCTCAAGTCTTCTTCCCGAAAACACGGTTTGTATCATCAAACACCTGAACCCTTGCGGAATCGCATACGCCGACGATCCCTTGGAGGCGTTTCGACTCGCGAGAAGAACGGATCCGATCTCTGCATTCGGAGGTGTGATCGGAATCAAGGGAATCGTAAACGGAGAACTGGCGTCCGTAATCAACGAAAACTTTGTGGAAGGTGTGATCGCTCAGAAATTTACACCGGAAGCGCTGGAACTTTTTTCTAAAAAACCGAATATCCGGCTGATCGAAATCGAAGACTTCAAAGAAGCCCTGGACGAATTGGACCTAAGACCGATCCATCACGGTCTTCTGATACAAGACAGGGATTATACAACGATTACAGAAAACGATCTTAAGATCGTTTCCAAAAAACAACCGACTCCGGATGATATCCGCGGTCTGATGTTTGCCTGGTCCTGTGTTCGTTTTATCAAATCCAACGCGATCGTATATACCGAAGAAAACGCAACCCTCGGAATCGGCGCGGGACAGATGTCCAGAGTCGACTCGGTACAGTTAGGCGCAAACAAGGCTCTCAACGTGGGACTTTCCGTAGTCGGATCCTATGTGGCGAGCGATGCATTCTTTCCTTTCCGCGATGGAATCGACGCACTTGCAAAAGCAGGTGCGAAGGCCATCATTCAACCCGGAGGCTCTGTACGGGATCCGGAAGTGATTCAAGCCGCGGACGAACACGGCCTGATTATGGTTTTTACAGGGATGAGGCACTTCAGACACTGA
- the fsa gene encoding fructose-6-phosphate aldolase, with protein MELYLDTANIDEIKEIASYGLVDGVTTNPSIIAKSGRSFKEVIKEICAIVPGPVSAEVLSTKYEGMLKEALELVEIAENVVVKVPLIPEGLKTVVELTKRNIPTNVTLCFSAPQALLAAKAGATFISPFIGRVDDTSWDGMELISEIREIYDNYGYDTRILAASIRGPMHLKESALRGADCATMPHSAFLQLFKHPLTDIGLEKFLEDAKKLKW; from the coding sequence GTGGAATTATACCTGGATACAGCAAACATAGACGAAATCAAAGAGATCGCTTCCTACGGTTTAGTAGACGGAGTGACGACCAATCCTTCCATCATCGCGAAATCGGGCAGAAGTTTTAAAGAAGTCATCAAGGAAATTTGCGCAATCGTTCCCGGTCCAGTAAGCGCCGAGGTTCTTTCTACGAAGTATGAGGGAATGCTGAAAGAAGCTCTCGAACTCGTGGAGATAGCAGAGAACGTAGTCGTAAAAGTTCCTTTGATCCCGGAAGGACTCAAAACCGTTGTGGAACTTACAAAAAGAAACATCCCTACAAACGTAACTCTTTGTTTCTCCGCGCCTCAAGCACTTTTGGCTGCAAAAGCCGGAGCTACTTTTATCTCTCCGTTTATCGGACGAGTGGACGATACAAGCTGGGACGGAATGGAACTCATTTCTGAAATCAGAGAAATTTATGACAACTACGGTTACGATACGAGAATTCTCGCCGCGTCCATTCGCGGCCCGATGCACTTAAAAGAATCCGCACTTCGCGGAGCAGATTGTGCGACGATGCCTCACTCTGCATTTCTGCAACTTTTCAAACATCCGCTCACCGATATCGGTTTGGAAAAGTTTTTAGAAGATGCAAAAAAACTAAAGTGGTAA